The following are from one region of the Georgenia sp. M64 genome:
- a CDS encoding FMN reductase: MSERTIVVVSAGLGRPSSTRLLADRLAGATVTELDARGVTATVETVELRDVAHEIVNTMLTGFATGALAEVMDKVTRADGLVAVTPIFTTTYSGLFKSFVDVIDKDALVGMPVLLGATGGTARHSLALEYSVRPLLTYLRADVATTSVFAATEDWAGETDTVNPLPNRIARAGRELAEMVAARENAGPADLYGDVPSFDQMFRNL, from the coding sequence ATGAGCGAGCGCACCATCGTCGTCGTCTCGGCGGGCCTGGGCCGGCCGTCCTCCACCCGGTTGCTGGCGGACCGTCTGGCCGGCGCCACCGTCACCGAGCTCGACGCGCGCGGGGTCACCGCCACCGTCGAGACCGTCGAGCTGCGGGACGTCGCGCACGAAATCGTCAACACCATGCTCACCGGCTTCGCGACCGGAGCCCTGGCGGAGGTGATGGACAAGGTGACCCGCGCGGACGGTCTCGTCGCGGTCACGCCGATCTTCACCACGACGTACTCGGGCCTGTTCAAGTCGTTCGTCGACGTGATCGACAAGGACGCCCTCGTCGGGATGCCTGTCCTCCTCGGCGCCACCGGGGGAACCGCGCGGCACTCCCTGGCGCTGGAGTACTCGGTCCGGCCGCTGCTGACCTACCTGCGCGCCGACGTCGCGACGACATCGGTCTTCGCCGCCACCGAGGACTGGGCCGGGGAGACGGACACCGTCAACCCCCTGCCGAACCGGATCGCCCGGGCCGGTCGTGAGCTCGCGGAGATGGTGGCGGCCCGCGAGAACGCCGGACCGGCGGACCTCTACGGCGACGTGCCGTCGTTCGACCAGATGTTCCGGAACCTGTAG
- a CDS encoding crosslink repair DNA glycosylase YcaQ family protein has translation MTGPTPSRVLTPGQARRVAVAAQRLDRARPVGPVGVGHVTRLVERIGLLQIDSVNVLARAHLLPVFSRLGPYDVGLLDRLAGRRPRRLVEYWAHEASYVPPATYQLLRWRMERHRERNHWGRELALHPGVVDAVRDLVADRGPVTASQVHDLLGHRRGPQEGWGWHWTPAKHALEHLFNIGEIATARRTPQFERAYDLTERVLPAEVLARPVPAEADAVRELVAIAAAAHGVATLRGLADYFRLPAALTARAVAALVADGTLEEVRVAGWSRPAFLHTSARLPRSTHARALLAPFDPLVFERRRLREIWGMHYRIGIYTPVAQRTHGYYVLPFLLGEHLVARVDLKADRAAGVLRVRAAHAEDPAGVPGLPATGAGVWPGAAEVVAELAAELAVTAQWLGLGAVVVDGDAGGSLARDLVGHLAGEVTGAHDLAGPLGRDVAGHLARSPTTAAPG, from the coding sequence ATGACCGGACCGACGCCGTCACGCGTGCTCACCCCCGGCCAGGCGCGGCGGGTCGCCGTCGCAGCCCAGCGGCTCGACCGGGCCCGGCCGGTGGGACCGGTCGGGGTCGGGCACGTGACGAGGCTGGTCGAGCGGATCGGACTGCTGCAGATCGACTCCGTCAACGTCCTCGCCCGCGCCCACCTGCTGCCCGTCTTCTCCCGTCTGGGCCCGTACGACGTCGGCCTGCTCGACCGTCTCGCCGGACGCCGGCCGAGGCGGCTGGTGGAGTACTGGGCGCACGAGGCGTCCTACGTGCCGCCCGCGACCTACCAGCTGCTCCGGTGGCGGATGGAGCGCCACCGGGAGCGCAACCACTGGGGTCGGGAGCTCGCCCTCCACCCGGGCGTCGTCGACGCCGTCCGTGACCTGGTCGCGGACCGCGGGCCCGTCACCGCCTCCCAGGTGCACGACCTGCTCGGCCACCGACGCGGCCCTCAGGAGGGGTGGGGCTGGCACTGGACGCCGGCCAAGCACGCCCTGGAGCACCTGTTCAACATCGGGGAGATCGCCACCGCCCGTCGCACGCCCCAGTTCGAGCGCGCGTACGACCTCACCGAGCGGGTGCTGCCCGCTGAGGTGCTCGCGCGTCCCGTCCCGGCGGAGGCCGACGCCGTGCGCGAGCTCGTGGCGATCGCCGCCGCCGCGCACGGGGTCGCCACGCTGCGGGGCCTCGCGGACTACTTCCGCCTCCCCGCGGCCCTGACCGCCCGGGCCGTCGCGGCGCTCGTGGCCGACGGCACGCTCGAGGAGGTCCGGGTGGCCGGGTGGTCCCGCCCGGCGTTCCTGCACACCTCGGCCAGGCTGCCCCGGAGCACCCACGCCCGGGCCCTGCTCGCGCCGTTCGACCCCCTGGTGTTCGAGCGCCGGCGCCTGCGCGAGATCTGGGGGATGCACTACCGGATCGGCATCTACACCCCGGTGGCGCAGCGCACCCACGGCTACTACGTCCTGCCGTTCCTCCTCGGTGAGCACCTGGTGGCTCGGGTGGACCTCAAGGCGGACCGCGCCGCGGGCGTCCTGCGGGTGCGGGCCGCGCACGCGGAGGACCCGGCCGGGGTGCCGGGCCTGCCGGCCACCGGGGCGGGGGTGTGGCCCGGCGCCGCCGAGGTCGTGGCTGAGCTGGCCGCCGAGCTCGCCGTGACGGCGCAGTGGCTCGGGCTGGGGGCCGTCGTGGTCGACGGCGACGCGGGCGGCAGCCTCGCCCGCGACCTCGTCGGACACCTCGCCGGCGAGGTCACGGGCGCCCATGACCTCGCCGGACCTCTCGGTCGCGACGTCGCGGGGCACCTCGCCCGGAGCCCCACGACAGCCGCTCCCGGGTAG
- a CDS encoding helix-turn-helix domain-containing protein has translation MAQRFLTLADVAEELAVSVAQVRVLVRSGELPAIQVGGRNQWRVEISSLEEYIQQQYARTRERIESGRVMDDSPTATTSGSD, from the coding sequence ATGGCGCAACGCTTCCTCACCCTCGCCGACGTCGCCGAGGAGCTCGCCGTCTCCGTGGCGCAGGTCCGGGTGCTCGTCCGCTCCGGCGAGCTCCCCGCGATCCAGGTGGGTGGCCGCAACCAGTGGCGGGTGGAGATCTCCTCGTTGGAGGAGTACATCCAGCAGCAGTACGCCCGCACCCGCGAGCGGATCGAGAGCGGGCGCGTCATGGATGACTCACCGACAGCAACGACCTCAGGCTCAGACTGA
- the secA gene encoding preprotein translocase subunit SecA, which yields MPTILDKILRAGEGRVLKKLTAIADQVDALEESFAALTDAELREETDKFKERLAAGETLDELLPEAFATVREAASRTLGQRHYRVQIMGGAALHLGNIAEMKTGEGKTLVATLPSYLNALTGRGVHVVTVNDYLAGYQSELMGRVHRFLGMSTGTILSGQTPDQRREEYAADITYGTNNEFGFDYLRDNMAWSTAELVQRGHNFAIVDEVDSILIDEARTPLIISGPASGDANKWYAEFARLVRRLEREKDYEVDEKKRTVGVLEPGIEKVEDYLGIENLYESLNTPLIGFLNNAIKAQELFKRDKDYIVDRGEVLIVDEHTGRVLAGRRYNEGMHQAIEAKEGVVIKAENQTLATITLQNYFRLYGKLSGMTGTAETEAAEFSSTYKIGVVPIPTNRPMVRKDQSDLVYKGVTQKYTAIVEDVAERHAKGQPVLLGTTSVEKSELLSAQLKERGIGHEVLNAKQHAREAAVVAMAGRKGAVTVATNMAGRGTDIMLGGNAEFIAVQALKAKGLDPAETPEEYEAAWPDALETAKKAVAAEHDEVVALGGLYVLGTERHESRRIDNQLRGRSGRQGDPGESRFYLSLEDDLMRLFNSGLAMRVMDGASYPDDMPLEHKFVSKGIASAQAQIEARNFEIRKNVLKYDDVMSRQREVVYEERRRVLHGEDLEDQVVGFLDDVVTGLVEEHTAGGNPESWDLDALWTELKNVYPVSITPEDVVEEAGNATRVTPEMLVEELRSDIHLAYEAREAELGEEVMRQLERRVVLSVLDRKWREHLYEMDYLKEGIGLRAMAQRDPLVEYQREGFQLFQAMNEAIKEESVQYLFNLEVKRPEATGEGGPVVTATSAAATATSAPGQPAARPVVAPGAQTGGAAAPAAGAPGPEQTPAAAAPAAAPDLLGLEPPERPANLTYTASALDGDPQGDGAGSESGGANREARRAAAKAAKKRH from the coding sequence GTGCCGACGATCCTCGACAAGATCCTTCGAGCCGGCGAGGGCCGTGTCCTCAAGAAGCTGACCGCCATCGCCGACCAGGTGGACGCCCTGGAGGAGTCCTTCGCCGCCCTCACCGATGCGGAGCTGCGCGAGGAGACCGACAAGTTCAAGGAGCGTCTGGCTGCGGGCGAGACCCTCGACGAGCTGCTCCCCGAGGCTTTCGCGACGGTGCGCGAGGCCGCGAGCCGCACGCTGGGCCAGCGTCACTACCGGGTGCAGATCATGGGCGGTGCCGCCCTGCACCTGGGCAACATCGCCGAGATGAAGACCGGCGAGGGCAAGACCCTCGTCGCGACCCTGCCCAGCTACCTCAACGCCCTCACGGGCAGGGGCGTGCACGTCGTCACCGTCAACGACTACCTCGCCGGCTACCAGAGCGAGCTCATGGGCCGTGTGCACCGCTTCCTCGGGATGAGCACCGGCACGATCCTGTCCGGGCAGACCCCGGACCAGCGGCGCGAGGAGTACGCCGCCGACATCACCTACGGCACGAACAACGAGTTCGGCTTCGACTACCTGCGCGACAACATGGCCTGGTCGACCGCCGAGCTCGTCCAGCGCGGCCACAACTTCGCCATCGTCGACGAGGTGGACTCCATCCTCATCGACGAGGCCAGGACGCCGCTCATCATCTCCGGGCCGGCCTCCGGGGACGCGAACAAGTGGTACGCCGAGTTCGCCCGTCTTGTGCGGCGGCTCGAACGGGAGAAGGACTACGAGGTCGACGAGAAGAAGCGCACCGTCGGTGTGCTGGAGCCGGGGATCGAGAAGGTCGAGGACTACCTCGGCATCGAGAACCTCTACGAGTCCCTCAACACCCCCCTCATCGGGTTCCTCAACAACGCCATCAAGGCCCAGGAGCTGTTCAAGCGGGACAAGGACTACATCGTCGACCGCGGCGAGGTCCTCATCGTCGACGAGCACACCGGCCGCGTCCTGGCCGGCCGCCGCTACAACGAGGGCATGCACCAGGCCATCGAGGCGAAGGAGGGGGTGGTCATCAAGGCCGAGAACCAGACGCTCGCCACGATCACCCTGCAGAACTACTTCCGCCTCTACGGCAAGCTCTCGGGCATGACCGGTACCGCGGAGACCGAGGCCGCGGAGTTCTCCAGCACCTACAAGATCGGTGTGGTGCCCATCCCGACCAACCGGCCGATGGTGCGCAAGGACCAGTCCGACCTGGTCTACAAGGGCGTCACCCAGAAGTACACGGCCATCGTCGAGGACGTCGCCGAGCGTCACGCCAAGGGGCAGCCGGTGCTCCTCGGCACGACGAGCGTGGAGAAGTCCGAGCTCCTCTCCGCCCAGCTCAAGGAGCGCGGCATCGGTCACGAGGTGCTCAACGCCAAGCAGCACGCTCGTGAGGCCGCCGTCGTCGCCATGGCCGGACGCAAGGGCGCCGTCACGGTGGCCACCAACATGGCCGGCCGAGGCACGGACATCATGCTCGGCGGCAACGCGGAGTTCATCGCGGTCCAGGCGCTCAAGGCCAAGGGTCTCGACCCGGCCGAGACGCCGGAGGAGTACGAAGCGGCCTGGCCGGACGCGCTGGAGACGGCCAAGAAGGCCGTCGCCGCGGAGCACGACGAGGTGGTGGCGCTGGGCGGGCTCTACGTCCTGGGCACCGAGCGGCACGAGTCGCGACGGATCGACAACCAGCTCCGCGGCCGCTCGGGCCGCCAGGGCGACCCCGGCGAGTCGCGGTTCTACCTCTCGCTCGAGGACGACCTCATGCGCCTGTTCAACTCCGGGCTGGCGATGCGCGTCATGGACGGCGCCTCCTACCCCGACGACATGCCGCTCGAGCACAAGTTCGTCTCCAAGGGCATCGCGTCGGCGCAGGCCCAGATCGAGGCACGCAACTTCGAGATCCGCAAGAACGTCCTCAAGTACGACGACGTCATGTCCCGTCAGCGCGAGGTCGTCTACGAGGAGCGCCGCCGTGTCCTGCACGGGGAGGACCTCGAGGACCAGGTCGTGGGCTTCCTCGACGACGTCGTCACCGGGCTCGTCGAGGAGCACACCGCCGGCGGGAACCCGGAGAGCTGGGACCTGGACGCGCTGTGGACCGAGCTGAAGAACGTCTACCCGGTCTCGATCACCCCGGAGGACGTCGTCGAGGAGGCGGGCAACGCCACCCGCGTCACCCCCGAGATGCTGGTGGAGGAGCTGCGCTCCGACATCCACCTCGCCTACGAGGCCCGCGAGGCCGAGCTCGGCGAGGAGGTCATGCGCCAGCTGGAGCGGCGCGTCGTGCTGTCGGTCCTCGACCGCAAGTGGCGCGAGCACCTCTACGAGATGGACTACCTCAAGGAGGGCATCGGGCTGCGGGCCATGGCCCAGCGCGACCCGCTCGTGGAGTACCAGCGCGAGGGCTTCCAGCTCTTCCAGGCCATGAACGAGGCCATCAAGGAGGAGTCGGTCCAGTACCTGTTCAACCTCGAGGTCAAGCGTCCGGAGGCGACCGGCGAGGGTGGCCCCGTCGTCACCGCGACGTCGGCCGCGGCGACGGCGACGTCGGCGCCGGGTCAGCCCGCCGCCCGCCCGGTGGTCGCACCCGGTGCGCAGACCGGTGGCGCCGCCGCCCCGGCAGCCGGGGCGCCGGGCCCGGAGCAGACCCCGGCCGCCGCCGCGCCGGCCGCCGCGCCGGACCTGCTCGGACTCGAGCCCCCGGAGCGGCCGGCCAACCTCACGTACACGGCGTCCGCGCTCGACGGCGACCCGCAGGGCGACGGTGCCGGCAGCGAGAGCGGCGGCGCGAACCGTGAGGCCCGCCGCGCGGCCGCCAAGGCGGCCAAGAAGCGCCACTGA
- a CDS encoding SMC family ATPase: protein MRIHRLVLEAVGPFPGRHEIDFDALATSGLFLLEGPTGAGKSTVIDAVVFALYGKVAGAEASDDRLHSDFAGPEAEPSVELTFSTAAGIFRIWRSPTFRRPKKRGGGFTQQNARARLWRLAAVGDEGEPVSAHVQEVGTELSRIVVLDRAQFTQTVVLPQGQFASFLRARPEDRRTVLQDVFGTEIYERLQRTLAEMARDTRAAVERARAEVTGSARSFAEAAQRLTAAGQEAGAGRDDAAVQDEAARQDGAAVQDDAAVQDESTRRVLDAAAAMDHRALCRITAETRSAARRVVDAAAALREETRVAEERARTRLHAEEQLADLVERRRILLAEQETLAARDGAVAAEVARLDLARRAASVAPVLVLLDRARRSLVEADETCERLDLGPDADLASLDDVDDLRAAHDAATAELGSLSALVTLEDGLAARGTGLSAARAQHEADTVAYALAQNLLDERPAARELLVETMSAFRDAGAAHAEAQAAATNARARVNAATEAAHRSRDLAAAEVEMADRAAAAVRAADAEHAARRRWVAGMAGALAGELVPDAACPVCGSVEHPAPAELSPEHATEDEVAAATAVREAADEVLVRARTRVAGLREQLAGLHHLAGGLDVAAARAALEDAERAVADAKAAIYRSAELDQELADHDAETARLTAELGRAQSALAVETERLEQLAARLREDQARCALACGPAGSVAERARALERRATTALALLDAILERRSATLARDDALAQLERALSETGLRDAETAHRGALPPDERTRLEQSVRRHESAVERVTAELAEPAVSSLAGDEQPDVEAAAAAHAAAMADLTDAAAAAREAELTATHVTDAAHRLETDLAAHTRDVEQAAPLLRAAALTNATDMTDMTLATYVLVRRFEDVVAAANDRLAEMSDGRYSLERIDEREGGQRSRRAGLGLQVQDHVTETPRDPRTLSGGETFYVSLCLALGLADVVRAEAGGVELGTLFVDEGFGSLDPATLDAVMAELGRLREGGRAVGIVSHVAELKDRIPERIEVRRTRDGASTLRVRC, encoded by the coding sequence ATGCGCATCCACCGCCTCGTCCTGGAGGCCGTCGGCCCCTTCCCCGGCCGTCACGAGATCGACTTCGACGCCCTGGCCACCTCCGGGCTGTTCCTCCTCGAGGGGCCGACCGGTGCCGGCAAGTCCACCGTGATCGACGCCGTCGTCTTCGCCCTCTACGGCAAGGTCGCGGGCGCCGAGGCCTCCGACGACCGGCTCCACTCCGACTTCGCCGGTCCCGAGGCGGAGCCGTCCGTCGAGCTGACCTTCTCGACGGCCGCCGGCATCTTCCGGATCTGGCGCTCACCCACCTTCCGTCGGCCCAAGAAGCGCGGCGGCGGCTTCACGCAGCAGAACGCCCGGGCTCGGCTCTGGCGGCTCGCGGCGGTGGGCGACGAGGGTGAGCCGGTCTCCGCCCACGTCCAGGAGGTCGGGACGGAGCTGAGCCGGATCGTCGTCCTCGACCGGGCACAGTTCACCCAGACCGTGGTCCTCCCCCAGGGCCAGTTCGCGTCGTTCCTGCGGGCACGTCCGGAGGACCGCCGCACCGTCCTGCAGGACGTCTTCGGCACCGAGATCTACGAGCGGCTCCAGCGCACGCTCGCCGAGATGGCCCGCGACACGCGGGCGGCGGTCGAGCGGGCTCGCGCCGAGGTCACGGGCTCGGCCCGCTCCTTCGCCGAGGCCGCCCAGCGCCTCACCGCGGCGGGTCAGGAGGCGGGTGCCGGCCGGGACGACGCAGCGGTCCAGGACGAGGCAGCGCGTCAGGACGGCGCAGCGGTCCAGGACGATGCAGCGGTCCAGGACGAGTCGACCCGGCGGGTCCTGGACGCCGCCGCCGCGATGGACCACCGGGCGCTGTGCCGGATCACCGCGGAGACACGCTCGGCCGCCCGGAGAGTCGTGGACGCCGCGGCGGCGCTGCGCGAGGAGACACGGGTCGCCGAGGAGCGCGCGCGGACGCGGCTCCACGCGGAGGAGCAGCTCGCCGACCTCGTGGAGCGCCGGCGCATCCTCCTGGCCGAGCAGGAGACGCTCGCCGCGCGGGACGGCGCCGTGGCTGCCGAGGTGGCCAGGCTCGATCTCGCCCGGCGGGCCGCGTCCGTCGCGCCCGTGCTGGTTCTGCTCGACCGGGCACGCCGCAGCCTCGTGGAGGCAGACGAGACGTGCGAGCGGCTCGACCTGGGCCCCGACGCCGACCTGGCCTCGCTTGACGACGTCGACGACCTCCGCGCCGCCCACGACGCCGCCACCGCGGAGCTGGGCTCGCTGTCGGCCCTGGTGACGCTGGAGGACGGGCTCGCTGCCCGTGGAACGGGCCTGTCCGCGGCCCGCGCGCAGCACGAGGCCGACACGGTCGCCTACGCCCTCGCGCAGAACCTGCTCGACGAGCGCCCTGCGGCACGCGAGCTGCTCGTCGAGACCATGAGCGCCTTCCGGGACGCGGGAGCGGCCCACGCCGAGGCCCAGGCCGCCGCGACGAACGCACGCGCCCGGGTCAACGCCGCGACGGAGGCGGCCCACCGGTCCCGCGACCTCGCCGCGGCGGAGGTGGAGATGGCCGACCGGGCGGCCGCCGCAGTCCGAGCCGCCGATGCGGAGCACGCGGCACGACGACGATGGGTGGCCGGCATGGCGGGCGCGCTGGCGGGCGAGCTCGTGCCGGACGCCGCCTGCCCGGTGTGCGGGTCGGTCGAGCACCCCGCCCCGGCGGAGCTCTCCCCCGAGCACGCCACCGAGGACGAGGTCGCTGCGGCCACGGCGGTCCGGGAAGCCGCTGACGAGGTCCTCGTCCGTGCGCGGACACGCGTGGCCGGTCTGCGAGAGCAGCTGGCCGGGTTGCACCACCTCGCGGGAGGCCTGGACGTCGCAGCCGCACGGGCCGCGCTCGAGGATGCCGAGCGGGCCGTGGCGGACGCGAAGGCCGCCATCTACCGCTCGGCCGAGCTCGACCAGGAGCTGGCAGACCACGACGCGGAGACTGCCCGGCTCACCGCAGAGCTGGGCAGGGCGCAGTCGGCGCTCGCCGTCGAGACCGAGCGGCTCGAGCAGCTCGCCGCCCGCCTGCGCGAGGACCAGGCACGGTGCGCTCTCGCCTGCGGTCCCGCCGGTTCGGTCGCTGAACGAGCGAGGGCGCTCGAGCGCCGCGCCACGACCGCGCTGGCCCTCCTCGACGCCATCCTCGAGCGGCGCAGCGCCACCCTGGCGCGCGACGACGCCCTCGCCCAGCTCGAGAGGGCACTGTCGGAGACCGGGCTCCGCGACGCCGAGACAGCGCACCGCGGTGCGCTCCCGCCCGACGAGCGGACCCGGCTCGAGCAGTCGGTGCGACGCCACGAGAGCGCCGTCGAGCGGGTGACCGCCGAGCTCGCCGAGCCGGCCGTGAGCAGCCTCGCGGGCGACGAGCAGCCGGACGTCGAGGCTGCGGCAGCAGCCCACGCCGCGGCGATGGCGGACCTCACCGACGCCGCGGCCGCCGCCCGCGAGGCCGAGCTCACCGCCACCCATGTCACCGACGCCGCGCACCGGCTCGAGACCGACCTCGCCGCCCACACGCGCGACGTGGAGCAGGCCGCCCCCCTCCTGCGCGCGGCGGCGCTGACGAACGCCACCGACATGACCGACATGACGCTGGCCACCTATGTGCTGGTGCGCCGGTTCGAGGACGTCGTCGCCGCGGCCAACGACCGCCTGGCGGAGATGTCGGACGGCCGATACTCGCTCGAACGCATCGACGAGCGCGAGGGCGGACAGCGCTCACGCCGCGCCGGCCTGGGCCTGCAGGTGCAGGACCACGTCACCGAGACGCCCCGCGACCCGCGCACCCTCTCGGGCGGCGAGACGTTCTACGTCTCGCTGTGCCTGGCCCTCGGTCTCGCCGACGTCGTGCGGGCCGAGGCGGGCGGCGTCGAGCTCGGGACGCTGTTCGTCGACGAGGGGTTCGGCTCGCTCGACCCGGCCACCCTCGACGCCGTCATGGCCGAGCTGGGCCGTCTCCGGGAAGGCGGCCGTGCCGTCGGGATCGTCTCGCACGTCGCCGAGCTCAAGGACCGGATCCCCGAGCGCATCGAGGTCCGGCGCACCCGGGACGGGGCGTCGACGCTGCGGGTGCGCTGCTAG
- a CDS encoding Rv3235 family protein, whose protein sequence is MSTPTVTRPPTAGEPHRAVRRPPHGLAATDVPRTSSARPWDRVRFTGPAAARASQDPPGEPGELPDPQQWAGALVRSAVEALLGVRPTAQLARWLSSELYDSLARRAGLAVRVLGRPAVARRAMVRRVHVCEVGPGAVEASVVVHDGERVRAAAVRLEAHRGRWRATALEIG, encoded by the coding sequence ATGAGTACACCGACCGTCACCCGGCCACCGACGGCGGGCGAGCCGCACCGCGCGGTGCGACGGCCCCCGCACGGCCTGGCCGCCACGGACGTGCCACGGACGTCCTCCGCCCGCCCGTGGGACCGGGTCCGGTTCACCGGCCCGGCAGCGGCCCGGGCGTCGCAGGACCCGCCTGGGGAGCCGGGTGAGCTTCCCGATCCTCAGCAGTGGGCGGGGGCGCTCGTGCGGTCCGCCGTCGAGGCCCTGCTGGGTGTCCGTCCGACGGCGCAGCTGGCTCGTTGGCTCAGCTCCGAGCTGTACGACTCCCTCGCCCGCCGGGCAGGTCTGGCGGTGCGGGTGCTGGGGCGGCCGGCGGTCGCACGCCGGGCCATGGTGCGGCGGGTCCACGTGTGCGAGGTGGGACCCGGGGCCGTCGAGGCCTCCGTGGTGGTCCACGACGGTGAACGCGTGCGAGCGGCCGCGGTGCGCCTCGAGGCGCACCGCGGCCGCTGGCGGGCCACCGCCCTGGAGATCGGCTGA
- a CDS encoding LLM class flavin-dependent oxidoreductase, whose translation MQFGIFTVSDVTTDPTTGRTPDDTERVRAMLRIAQHADQAGLDVFATGEHHNPPFVASSPTTMLGYLAGTTKNIVLSTATTLITTNDPVKIAEDYAMLQVISDGRMDLMMGRGNTGPVYPWFGKDIRQGINLAIENYALLRRLWEEEVVDWQGKFRTPLQGFTATPRPLDGVPPFVWHGSIRSPEIAEQAAYYGDGFFHNNIFWPLSHTRRMVQYYRERFEHYGHGPANQAIVGLGGQFFARKNSQDAKAEFRPYFDNAPVYGHGPSMEDFSAETPLTVGSPQEIIDRYAAMKDVVGHYQRQLFLIDHAGLPLKTVLEQIDLLAEEIVPALRKENEATRPADVPSGPPTHAERVAKARQAGTAAGGHVAGEDTWTGRTAEDDTAAADRAGAAFGL comes from the coding sequence ATGCAGTTCGGAATCTTCACGGTCAGTGACGTCACCACCGACCCCACCACGGGGCGCACCCCCGACGACACCGAGCGCGTCCGGGCCATGCTGCGGATCGCGCAGCACGCGGACCAGGCGGGGCTGGACGTCTTCGCGACCGGCGAGCACCACAACCCGCCGTTCGTGGCGTCCTCGCCGACGACGATGCTCGGCTACCTCGCCGGGACGACGAAGAACATCGTCCTGTCCACCGCGACGACCCTCATCACGACGAACGACCCGGTGAAGATCGCCGAGGACTACGCCATGCTGCAGGTGATCTCGGACGGGCGCATGGACCTCATGATGGGCCGGGGCAACACCGGGCCGGTGTACCCCTGGTTCGGCAAGGACATCCGCCAGGGCATCAACCTCGCCATCGAGAACTATGCCCTCCTGCGGCGCCTCTGGGAGGAGGAGGTCGTGGACTGGCAGGGGAAGTTCCGGACCCCGCTCCAGGGCTTCACCGCCACCCCCCGCCCGCTGGACGGCGTGCCGCCGTTCGTCTGGCACGGCTCGATCCGGTCCCCGGAGATCGCCGAGCAGGCCGCCTACTACGGTGATGGCTTCTTCCACAACAACATCTTCTGGCCCCTGTCGCACACGCGCCGGATGGTCCAGTACTACCGGGAGCGGTTCGAGCACTACGGCCACGGGCCGGCGAACCAGGCGATCGTGGGGCTGGGCGGCCAGTTCTTCGCCCGGAAGAACTCCCAGGACGCCAAGGCCGAGTTCCGGCCGTACTTCGACAACGCCCCGGTCTACGGCCACGGGCCCTCGATGGAGGACTTCTCCGCCGAGACCCCGCTGACGGTGGGCTCACCGCAGGAGATCATCGACCGCTACGCGGCGATGAAGGACGTGGTCGGGCACTACCAGCGTCAGCTCTTCCTCATCGACCACGCCGGGCTGCCGCTGAAGACCGTGCTCGAGCAGATCGACCTCCTCGCCGAGGAGATCGTCCCGGCGCTGCGCAAGGAGAACGAGGCAACCCGGCCGGCCGACGTCCCGTCGGGTCCCCCGACCCACGCCGAACGCGTCGCGAAGGCGCGTCAGGCGGGCACCGCCGCCGGTGGCCACGTCGCCGGCGAGGACACGTGGACCGGCCGGACCGCCGAGGACGACACCGCCGCCGCTGACCGCGCCGGCGCCGCCTTCGGGCTGTGA